The Myxococcus virescens DNA window CCGAGCAGTGGCGCATGGCGCTGGAACTGGAGCGCAGCTTGCTGCGCGAGCGCGCCCTATCGCAGAAGTTGCCGCCGGCCCCTGGTGGGCGCGGCGGGGATGAAGTGGGCTTCCGCAGCGCCGCCATGCAGCGGGTGATGGAGCTGGTGCGCCTGGTGGCGCCCCACCGCGTGGCCGTGCTGCTCCAGGGCGAGACGGGCACGGGCAAGGAGGTGCTGGCGCGCATCCTCCACCGGCTCAGTGGCCGGGGGGACGTGCCGCTCGTGGTGCAGGACTGCGGCGCGCTGTCGGAGACGCTGCTGGAGAGCGAGCTCTTCGGCCACGTGAAGGGCTCCTTCACGGGCGCGGTGGCGGACCACCCCGGGCTCTTCGTGCTCGCCAACGGCGGCACCATCTTCCTGGACGAAATCGAGAACACCACCGCCAACCTCCAGGCCAAGCTCCTCCGCGTGCTGGAGACGGGGGACGTGCGTCCGGTGGGCGGCACCCAGGTGCGCCACGTGGACGTGCGCGTGGTGGCCGCCAGCAACAAGGACATGGGCGAGGAAGTGCGCGCCGGCCGCTTCCGCGCGGACCTCTTCTACCGGCTCAACAGCTTCACCGTGGACATTCCCCCGCTGCGGGACAGGCCGGAGGACGTTCCGGAGCTGGCGCTCTACTTCCTGGAGTTGTTCAACCGCACCTTGCGCCGCTCCGCCAGCGGCATCGCGCCGGACGCGGTGGACGCGCTGCGGGCCTACGCCTGGCCGGGAAACGTGCGCGAGCTGCGCAACGTCATGGAGCGCTCGGTGCTGCTCTCCCGCCCCGGCGAGGTGGTGTCGCGGCGGCTGCTGCCACCGGTGCTGGGCTCCACCCTGGCCCTGCGTAACGAGCCGGGTGGGGATGGCTCGCTGCGCGCGCGGCTGGACCGGGTGGAGCGGGAGTTCATCCGCGAGGCCCTGGAGCGCCACGGCGGGGTGCTGCGGCGCGCGGCCGTGGCGCTGGGGATGGACCCGGTGACGCTGGGCCGGCGGGTCCGGCGCCACGGCTTGTGGAAGGGAGACAGCTAGGCCTTGCGCCTCAGTGGGCGCGAATCCACTGGAGCATGGGCTTCCAGACGCGCACGCGCGCGTCGTCCGCCAGGAACAGGTCCGCGTGCCCGTAGTCCAGGGCGCGAGCGGTTTCCGGCAGCGTGCTGATGTTGAGCAGGGTGACGTCCCGGCTGCCCAGCAGCGTGACGCTGTGCTCGCCGTAGCGGCCCACGCCGCCCGCGGCGCCCACGTACAGAACCGGCACCTTCACGTCACGCAGGCGGTCGCCGTAGGGTACGTGCTTCCCGCAGGCCCACGCCTCCGTCTCCACCACCTCGTTGATGCTCTGGTACGGGGCGGCGCGCTGGCCGAACTCGAAGAGGTAGCCCTCGTGGGTGAAGGACAGCCGCTCCGGCAGGCCCATGGCATCCGGCGTGCTGCCCATCAGGTGGTAGGCCGGGACAACCGGCTGCAGCGGCGCGAAGAGCACGCTCGTCGCGCCCGCCGCGACCAGGGCCAGCTTGCGGTTCGAGGGCCGGCCCGTGCCCGGCCCGAAGATGTCGTCCTGCACCAGCGGCGACGGCGCGGCCGGCAGCACCGCGGCGAGCTGGCCAATGGCCTGCAGCATGATGCCCGGCGCCGGCCCGAGCAGGCCGCCCTCCAGTTGGCCCTCCTGGCGGGCATTGCTCAGCGCCGCATGGCGCTCGCACGCCCACGCCTGCTGTTGCGCGTCCTGCGGAGAGAAGCGCACCGCCATGTCCATGGGGATGAAGCCGTCCACCTGTCGCAGCGCGCGCGGCAGCCGGGCCTCGCGGTTGAGGTACGCGTAGCCCACCACCGCGCCCCGGCTCCAGCCCAGCAGGTGCATGGTGCCCAGGAAGTTGCCGCCCGCCAGCCGCAGCAGTTTCGCCACCCCCAGCGCCACGCCCACGTCGGCCGCGTGCGTTTCCAGCGTCCAGTTCTTCATGAAGCGAAAATCCTGCGTGTTCTGCGGCACGCCCGCCCACCGCAGGTCGATGCCCCACACGTCCACGCCCTCCTTCGCCAGATACGCGGCGATGGACTGCTCCGGCGGAACGAATGCGGAGCCGATGCTGGAGAGGAACGCGGCCTCGAAGCCCCACCCGTCGCCGTGCACCATGAACACCGCGCGCGTCGCACGCGCCGGCCGCCACGCCCCGTCCTCCCGCACCACCCGGTGCAGGGTGATGACGTCCTGCTGCGATGGGCCCACCTGCAGGCGGTAGCGGTAGTGGGCCACGTCGCCGAACAGCGCCACCCGCTCACTGCCTCCCCGATTGCTGGAACCGACGAGCGCGGCGCTGGCCGGCGCGCCCTCCGCCAGCGCCACGCCCTGGAGCGCCGCGGCCCGTGAGACAGCGTGTCGCATGTCATCAGAAGGGGCCCCTTCGGCGGTTCGAGCCAACGACAGACATGCCAACGAGACGCAGAGGAAGAACACGGAACGCATACAGACCTCGGATCGGCTGAAGAGGTTCGGGGGAGTCGAGTTACGCCGGCCCATGACGCCCCTGACGTGTCGCCCCCCCGAGCAGAATTCACGCCAATCATTAAACCCCTGTAACTCCTGGAGTGTTATCCAGACAGGGACTTCATGGGTGAATGCCACTGTGGATCGAACCTCTGACATCCCCTGCCAGGTGGGGTACTTCGGCGCGTGCTTCATCGCTGAAGCC harbors:
- a CDS encoding sigma 54-interacting transcriptional regulator, which gives rise to MTRPVSAYAPRSERKPLYVKVVTQPALHGCWAVNISETGIGLIATPHTPSEGPREGEDVELSFSLPDSGEHIRVRGVVRWRHDASGAVAAMGVSFRAFEEADGVKLARYLASSHLQVVVAFATEQEARAVTAALEGVAKLHFAASPSDAHALVTRGDAACLVVCGQDEEQALALVESLAARRADADPSGAGPPSDLASRIVYCAPAAPERLVALFNAGRIFRALGPAPTREALHQAVLQAGREHGVRTEQWRMALELERSLLRERALSQKLPPAPGGRGGDEVGFRSAAMQRVMELVRLVAPHRVAVLLQGETGTGKEVLARILHRLSGRGDVPLVVQDCGALSETLLESELFGHVKGSFTGAVADHPGLFVLANGGTIFLDEIENTTANLQAKLLRVLETGDVRPVGGTQVRHVDVRVVAASNKDMGEEVRAGRFRADLFYRLNSFTVDIPPLRDRPEDVPELALYFLELFNRTLRRSASGIAPDAVDALRAYAWPGNVRELRNVMERSVLLSRPGEVVSRRLLPPVLGSTLALRNEPGGDGSLRARLDRVEREFIREALERHGGVLRRAAVALGMDPVTLGRRVRRHGLWKGDS